AAAGAAGGTTTCGACCTGCTTTCTCGTTCTCAGCTCATATTGGTTTTCCGCCGCCGTTGTAACTATAAATGGCACGTCAAATTTCCTGATAACCATTATTTCCTGCCTGAGCCTTTCGAAGAGGTGCATTCTCTTGTAGCCCTCAGTCCTCAGAAACTTGGACAAGCTGAGCTCAATTGCAACGTCCTTCTCGGCAGCGAGCTTCAGCGTTGCGTAATCCAGCTCCCTGTCCTCCCAGTCAAGAATAACGTCAACCCTTCTTCTCATCACAGCCTCTCTGCAAACAGCCTCCTTACCGATAATGCCGACTATGGCCCTCCTTTTAACGCCTCTGAGCTTTTTTCTCAGTTCCTCCGGAGAGTTCGCCCTGATAACAATTCCACAGCCTTTCGGTTTTTCGAGCATGAAAACGTAACTTTTAAAGCCTAAATCAGGCAAGTTCTCGGGAAAAAACCTCAGGAAATCGTACATAGCTCTCTGGCAAACTCTATGACTTTCTCACGCTTCGATGGATAAGTTACGAGCCTCAGCTTTACCGCTATGGGGTCTCCCCCACTTGTGAGGGAAACTTCTCCAAGATAAGCTTTTTGCTTATCTATTCTGATGTGCAGAACATTCTGCTCGTCTATTCTGTCCTCAAGAGTGCTCAAAATCTCTTCAGCCTGCTCCCCAAGAAGCTCGAGAAGATTCTTCCAGAACTTCTTTATTTCGGAGCTTTTTGTAAGTTCAACCTCGAGATACTCCATCGGGTTGCCGTAATGGCCTTTGGCCTTGCTCACAGCAATCTCAAACTCAAAGGGAAAAAGAGTGGAAATAGCTTCTCCAACCTTTTCGCGGTCTTCTGTTGAGTGGACAACTGCGGATACTCTAACCCACTCAATCTTTCCTTTCATCTGCGCTTCTTCCTGAAGTTAGCTCTGAGGCTTGGCCTGACCTTCTCCGCTCCTCTGCCCTTTCTTCTCAGCCCTCTCGCCTTCCTTCCTGCCGAGGTCAAACCGCGGTAAACTCTTCCTCTGGTTCTGCTAACCCACGAAAGCTGCGGATCGCTCTTTATGGCCGGATGGTCTCTGTCAACCAAAATGACCTCAAACCACTTGTACCTCCCATCCTCACCGACCCAGTAGGAGTTCAGAACCTCCATGTTGGGGTACTTCCTGTTCGCCCTCTCCTCAGCTATCCACTGCAGGTTTTTTTTCGGCGTTCTTCTGTTCACCATCAGTCCCTTGCTCTTCCTTCCCTTGTTGGGCCTCGTTGCTCTTCTCCCTCCCCTTCTGATTCTGACTCTAACAACTATGATTCCCTTCTTCGCCTTGTAGCCCAATGCTCTCGCCCTGTCGAGCCTCGTCGGGCGTGGAATTCTAACAACCGCAGGCTCCCTCCTCCACTTCTGCAACCTGTGCCACATTAGCTCTCCAACATACCCCTCGTACGGTCTCTTCCAAGCTTCTCTGATATAAGCATACATCGACTTCATCTTCACCACCACGCAACTCAGGCAACAGCCTCGGCAACAGCAGGCTGAGTTTCAGCCTCAGCAGGTTCCGCAAGAAGCTCAATTTTCCTTATCTCAACCCTCCTGATGGGGTATATCTTCTTGGCATTCTTGTAAATCTCCGCCGGAACTTTGCCCAGAACGCACTCCTGAAGGAACTGGACGAAGTTGAGCGAGCTTGCCTTTTCAACGACTATCTGCCTCATTATTGCCCTGATTGCCCTCTTCTGGCTCGTCTTGCACCTCCTGACAGTAAAGACGACCGACTTAACCCTAAGCTTGTATCCGTCAGCAGTGGTAACATCAACTATGTCCTCAATTTTGCTCGTTCTCCTCCTCGTCAGGCTGTTGAGGTACTCTCTTGTAAGCTCAAATCTCCAGAACTTGGTGTAGGCGTTGTCACCAGCCACCCTGTAAACCTTGAAAATGAGCTTCTTGTAGGTGTTCTGGTTGGAGTAGTCGTTGGTGAGCTCAGCCAGAGTTGTCTCCACCGTCCTCCCCACGACCTTGCTCGCATCGTCAGCAGGTGTTTCTCCAAGCTCTGCCATTCCGAAGTACTCAGGAGCGATGAGCGTAAACCACTTTTTCAACGTCCATTTATCCTTAACTCTTGCAGCCCTTCTCTTTCTCGCCATGCTTTTGCAGTTTTGAGGGGACAATTAATAAAACTTTTGGAGACGATAGTTCATGCTAACTCTCCTGATGTGTGGCGGGAAGGGAACGAGATTGGGAAGGGGAGAGAAACCCCTCTTCGAGGTTTGCGGGATGAAGCTCATCGACCACTCGCTGCTTCAATACAAAGATTTCGACGTCATCGCCATAACTTCCCCTCACACGCCAGCTACGGAAAGTTATCTCGCTGAAAAAGGTGTGGAGGTTTACAGGGCTGCGGGGAAAGGTTACATCGAAGACTACAGCGAAGCTTGCAGGGAGCTTGCCATCAACGAGCCTGTTATCGTTGCTTCGGCCGACATAGTCTATATCAGAGATATAGCCTTTGACATAGTTGATGCTTACATGAAAACGATAAAACCCGCTCTCACGGTGGTTATGGAGGGTGAGCCGGTGGGAGTTAACATAATTGATTCTCTCCTGATCAACACCTGGCAGGAAGAAGAGATATATAGCATCGAGAAAGATAGTGTCGTAAACGTAAACACCGTTGCTGATGTTGAGAGGGCTGAGAGGTTATGGACTACGATGAGAAAAGAGAGAGGCTGGCAGAGAGATTGAGGCAGGAGCTTAACCTGAGCAGGAAAGTTTACGAGGCGATAAGAAAGGTGCCCAGACACCTTTTTGTGCCCGAGAGCTACAAAAATGAAGCTTACGTTGACACACCCCTCCCAATAGGCTACGGCCAGACGATAAGCGCACCCCACATGGTCGCGATCATGTGCGAGCTTCTCGATTTGAGGGAGGGGGATAAGGTCCTCGAGGTGGGCACGGGTTGCGGATATCACGCCGCTGTGACTGCAGAAATTGTCGGGAAGAGCGGGAAGGTGATATCCATCGAGTACATTCCTGAACTGGCGGAGAGGGCTAGGGCGATTCTGAAGGCGCTTGGGTACGACAATGTTGAGGTGATAGTCGGCGACGGGAGCAAGGGCTACGAGAAAGAGGCTCCTTACGACAAAATCTACGTCACCGCTGCGGCGCCTGACATCCCCAAGCCGCTGATAGAGCAGCTAAAGCCCAGAGGCAGGATGGTCATTCCTGTAGGTGACTCCGTGCAGTGGCTGATAATCGTGGAAAAGGATGAGAGCGGCAATGTAAGGAAGAAGAACTGGGGTTCTGTGCGATTTGTGCCCCTAAGGGGCGAGTACGGCTTCAAAAGTGTGAGGTATGATTAAGGCAATCAGATCAGCAATTTCCTTTTTAACGACTCTGCCGTTAGGTGGAGACGTTGAGGAGCTTAGAAAAAATCTCTGGCTTTTCCCCTATGCGGCTATCCTGATTGCACTAATCGTTTCCGTTCCTCATTTCATCAGGAATTTTGTCGATATCAGGTTTTTGGCTTTGGTGCTCTACCTTGGGGCTGAGGGCATAAACCACGTTGACGGTCTCGCTGACTTCGGGGATGCTCTCTTCGCTCCCAAAAACCGAAAAAGAGAGGCAATCAAGGACCTCAACACCGGAGCGGGTGGTGTTGCTGTTGTCGTTGTTTACTTTCTCCTGCTTTACACCCTGCTCTACCGCTCAGACTTCTGGGAAATAGCCCTATCCCAGGTTCTCGCAAAGTACTCCATGCTACTCCTGATGCTCCTCTCCAGGCCTTCTTGGGACGGAATGGGCTCGTATTTTATGGAGAAAATTTCCTCAAAGGACGTTTTCATCGGTGCGGTTCCCGTCGTGCTTCTCTGCTACAAAGTGGGCATCGAATCTTTAGCAGCGCTCGCTTCGGGATTTGCTGTGGTGCTCCTGCTTAAGGCCTACTCTGAAAAGCACTTCGGTGGAGTTAATGGGGATGTTATAGGCTCCGCCAACTGCCTTACCTTCGCCGCCTCTCTTTCAGCGCTAACCATCGCGGGTCAGCTTTGAGATGAAGAACCCCGCAGTATCGTGGAGATGTGGAAAGCTTCTCACGACCTTTTCCCAGTCCCTGAACAGCACACCTCTAAACTCCCTTACACCCCTTCCGAAGGGCGAGGGGAGGGGCAGAATCTTCGCCCCGGTTTTGAGCAGATTCTCCTCATTCTCCTCGAAGGTTATGCTGCAGGTTGCATAAACGACTTCATCGGCATTCCTCAGGGCGTTGGCAATCATCTTCCTCTGAACCTTCATTGTAGCTCTGAACTTTCTTTCGTCGAACGTCCACTTGACGTTTGGCTGGGATGCGTAGTTGCCAGTTGAGGAGCACGGTGCATCGACGAGAGCCTTGTCAGCCTCACACTCAAAAACGCATCCATCGCCGAGCTTTATCTCAACGTTTTTGACACCAAGCTGCTTCAGCTTGCTCCTCATCCTTCGCACCCTGCTCGGAGAGTTGTCAACCGCCACGATTCTTCCTTCATTTTGCATCAGCATCGCCATGTGGGCGGTCTTCATTCCTGGAGCGGCGGCAAGGTCGATGACCACGTCTCCCGGAGATGGGTTGAGGGCATGCGAAACGAAGCACGATGCCAGGTCCTGTATAACGTACTTTCCTTCCGAGTGCCAGTCAAGTGAGGCTGGATGCTTTTCGTAACCTTTAACGCGGAAAACCTCATCCAGAAAAGTCTCCTCCAGAATGACGCCGTTCTTCTCCAGATACTCTCTAACAGATTCCACAGACCCTTTCAGCTCATTAACCCTCACGTAAGTTGGGGGATTCCTCAGGTTTGCCTTCATCAGCTTCAGCGCCCCATCCTCACCGAGAAGTTCGATGGCGTACTTTACAAACCACTCTGGGTGGAAGTATGTGAGGGAAAGTTCCTTCAGCCTGCCCTCTGCCTGAATATCAAGCTTTTCCACTTTGCGGAGAACCGCATTAACAAGAGAGGCCTTTCCCCTTTCCCTTGCAATTCTCACAGCAGAATCTGTGGCGAGAGCTGGATGCACGCCTTTGTACTTCATCTCGTAAACGGCAATCCTGAGCAGGTTTCTGGTAAACGGGTCGAGCCCGTCGAATTTTTTGAGGGTTGATTTAAGGAAGTAGTCTATTGCGTTGAGCCTCTTGAGAGTTTCAACGCTGTAGGCGTGAACGCTACCCCTTACCTTGTAGTCAAAGCCCCCGGCAAGCTTCTGAACAGCCGACTTTACCGAAATTCTGCTCCTCTCGACCTCGGCCAGAACCTTTGCAGCAATCTCCTGGGTGGGAATCACATTACTACCATCTGAGCGTGCGGACATCCTCCTATGTAGAGAACTCTATTTCTGTCGATGATGCCGATTCTTGCAGCAAGCTCCACCGCTTTTTTGCCTGTTATGTTCGCAATCGTTGCATTCCTCAGCGCTCTCTTAACCTCCTCCTCTCCGACCTCTTCGCTACCGTAGAAGCTCTCCTTGACTTCTATTTTCAGATCTCCCTCTCTGAAGGTTTTGCCCACTATGTCCGAATCGCAGACGGCAACGAGCACTTCTCCCTTCACTCTGTAAACTCGCATTCTGAACATCAGATGTTTCTCACCGGGTGCTTAGCTCCACAAGCAAGGCAGCGGAGCATCAGCACTCTCTCCTCTTTGATGAATTCCGTATCGGGAGAGTTGCACTCTCTGCATAGGACGTAAAGCCTCACGTAATCGTCAACCTCTTTCTGCAGCTCGCTCTCCGTAAACTTGCCCTGAAGAACCAGCCTTCCGTTGTCGATGAAGCCGGCAGTACCGAGCGACTTGACGATGTACTTGTACAGGTGATCCTCACTTCTGTTCAGGGTTTTTGCAATCTGTGAGAAGTTCTTCAAAATCGTTCTCGCCCCCTCTCTCTGAATGCTAACTCTCGGTATCTCGAACCTCTCCCTTCTCACCACATCCTTATCTGCAAGCTTCTCGAAGGCTCTTTCAAGGAGTTCCTCGTAGCTTCTCATCACCGATACTCTGCCGCTTTGGATAAATACTTACCGCTCCGAAAACCCTTTTTTACTGCATGACCACTATGAGGCATGCTCTACCTTGGCGTCATAGGTTACCCCATCAAGCACTCAGTCTCTCCCGCAATGCACAATGCAGCTTTACAGCATGAGGGGATAGAGGGGATTTATCTGGCTTTTGAGGTTAAGCCAGACAGGCTGAGGGATGCAGTTTTCGGTGCTAAAGCCTTGGGATTCAGGGGGCTTAACGTCACGATCCCCTTCAAGGAGAGCGTCGTGGAGTTCGTTGAGCTTGAAGGTGAGGCGGCTAAGATAAAGACAGTGAACACCATCGACCTTGTTGAGATGGTGGGATACAACACGGATGTTTATGGTGTCAAGGCAGCCCTTTCGGGAACCGAGCTTGGTGGGAAGACTGCGCTGGTTGTTGGTGCAGGCGGGGCGGGGAAGGCTGCTGCATTGGCTTTGCTGGATATGGGCTCAACTGTTATCGTTGCAAACAGAACCGAGGAGAAGGGGAGAGAAGCGGTTGAAATGCTGAGAAGATATGGGGAGTGCATTTTCTGGCCTTTGAGCAGAGTAGAGGAGCTGAAAGGGAAGGTGGATGTTGTTGTTAACGCCACACCTCTCGGAATGCGGGGATTTAAGGCAGAAATTCCGGTTCCGCCTTCAATGCTCGATGGAGTTGAGCTGGTCTTTGACACCGTTTACAATCCTATGGAAACCCCGCTGATTCGTGAGGCGAAGAAGAGGGGCTGCAAGGTCGTTTACGGCATAGAAATGCTCGTCCATCAGGGGGCAAAGGCCTTCGAAATCTGGACGGGCATTGAGCCTGACGTTGGGGTGATGAGGGAGGCTGCTTTGAGGGCTTTGAGGTTTTGAGATTTTTGGTTTGTTGTACATTCTGTGACATCATGGAATAATTCCCTCATCTAAAGGCACACCCCCAGCCCCCAAAACTAGAAAAACCATTTATTACCCACCCTTAACCACCCTTCATGGTATCCATCGAGGATGTTTACCACACTGCCGAGCTCGCAAAAATTGAGATAACTGAGGAGCAGGCGGAGAAGTTCAGGAAGGAGTTTGAGACGATTCTCGATTACTTCAACATCCTCGACGAGGTCGAGGAGGATGTTGAGCCCACCTTTCACGTTCTTCCCCTGACCAACGTCTTCAGAGAAGATGAGCCGGGAGAGTGTCTGAAGCAGGAGGAGGCTTTGAGCAACGCGAAGCATAAGGAGGAGGGCTACTTCAAGGGGCCGAGGGTGGTGGAGTGAGGATTGCAGAATGGAAGGAGAAGGTTGAGAGTCAGGGATGCTACGATGCCGTCTCTGAGATGCTCGAAAGAATTGAGAAGAGCAGGCTGAACGCCTACATCACTGTCTGCAAGGATGAAGCGCTGAAAATGGCCGAGAAGTATGACAGGGGGGAGCTTAAGGGTAGGCTTGCGGGGATTCCTGTTGCTGTTAAGGACAACATCTCAACAAAGGGCATTCTCACAACCTGCGCCTCCAAGATGCTCAGCAACTACAGGCCTGTTTTTGATGCCCATGTTGTCGAGAAGTTGAAGCAGGAAGGGGCCATAATCATCGGCAAGGCCAACATGGACGAGTTTGCCATGGGCACCACAACGGAAACCAGCTACTTTGGAGTTGTGAGAAATCCCCACGATGAAGCGAGAGTTGCAGGAGGGAGCAGCGGTGGGAGTGGTGCGGTAATCGCTGCAGATGAGGCTGTTCTTTCGCTGGGAAGCGACACTGGGGGGAGCATAAGGTGTCCAGCAAGCTTCTGCGGAGTTTACGGGCTGAAGCCAACCTACGGCCTCGTTTCGAGGTATGGCTTAATTCCCTACGCCAACTCCCTTGAGCAGATAGGGCCGATGGCAGACAGCATCGAGGATCTGGCTCTGCTGCTTGAGGTGATAGCGGGCAAAGATACGAGGGACTCAACCAACGCAGGAAGGGAGTTCAGGTTTGAGC
The nucleotide sequence above comes from Archaeoglobus fulgidus DSM 4304. Encoded proteins:
- the cobS gene encoding adenosylcobinamide-GDP ribazoletransferase produces the protein MIKAIRSAISFLTTLPLGGDVEELRKNLWLFPYAAILIALIVSVPHFIRNFVDIRFLALVLYLGAEGINHVDGLADFGDALFAPKNRKREAIKDLNTGAGGVAVVVVYFLLLYTLLYRSDFWEIALSQVLAKYSMLLLMLLSRPSWDGMGSYFMEKISSKDVFIGAVPVVLLCYKVGIESLAALASGFAVVLLLKAYSEKHFGGVNGDVIGSANCLTFAASLSALTIAGQL
- a CDS encoding translation initiation factor IF-2 subunit beta, yielding MRSYEELLERAFEKLADKDVVRRERFEIPRVSIQREGARTILKNFSQIAKTLNRSEDHLYKYIVKSLGTAGFIDNGRLVLQGKFTESELQKEVDDYVRLYVLCRECNSPDTEFIKEERVLMLRCLACGAKHPVRNI
- a CDS encoding protein-L-isoaspartate O-methyltransferase, with product MDYDEKRERLAERLRQELNLSRKVYEAIRKVPRHLFVPESYKNEAYVDTPLPIGYGQTISAPHMVAIMCELLDLREGDKVLEVGTGCGYHAAVTAEIVGKSGKVISIEYIPELAERARAILKALGYDNVEVIVGDGSKGYEKEAPYDKIYVTAAAPDIPKPLIEQLKPRGRMVIPVGDSVQWLIIVEKDESGNVRKKNWGSVRFVPLRGEYGFKSVRYD
- a CDS encoding RNA-binding domain-containing protein is translated as MKGKIEWVRVSAVVHSTEDREKVGEAISTLFPFEFEIAVSKAKGHYGNPMEYLEVELTKSSEIKKFWKNLLELLGEQAEEILSTLEDRIDEQNVLHIRIDKQKAYLGEVSLTSGGDPIAVKLRLVTYPSKREKVIEFARELCTIS
- a CDS encoding 30S ribosomal protein S3ae, with the protein product MARKRRAARVKDKWTLKKWFTLIAPEYFGMAELGETPADDASKVVGRTVETTLAELTNDYSNQNTYKKLIFKVYRVAGDNAYTKFWRFELTREYLNSLTRRRTSKIEDIVDVTTADGYKLRVKSVVFTVRRCKTSQKRAIRAIMRQIVVEKASSLNFVQFLQECVLGKVPAEIYKNAKKIYPIRRVEIRKIELLAEPAEAETQPAVAEAVA
- a CDS encoding RNase P subunit p30 family protein — encoded protein: MYDFLRFFPENLPDLGFKSYVFMLEKPKGCGIVIRANSPEELRKKLRGVKRRAIVGIIGKEAVCREAVMRRRVDVILDWEDRELDYATLKLAAEKDVAIELSLSKFLRTEGYKRMHLFERLRQEIMVIRKFDVPFIVTTAAENQYELRTRKQVETFFKFFGAEIPKARLYAQRLVRRYFDENYIMDGFEVEQLSNSGVV
- the aroE gene encoding shikimate dehydrogenase: MLYLGVIGYPIKHSVSPAMHNAALQHEGIEGIYLAFEVKPDRLRDAVFGAKALGFRGLNVTIPFKESVVEFVELEGEAAKIKTVNTIDLVEMVGYNTDVYGVKAALSGTELGGKTALVVGAGGAGKAAALALLDMGSTVIVANRTEEKGREAVEMLRRYGECIFWPLSRVEELKGKVDVVVNATPLGMRGFKAEIPVPPSMLDGVELVFDTVYNPMETPLIREAKKRGCKVVYGIEMLVHQGAKAFEIWTGIEPDVGVMREAALRALRF
- a CDS encoding 50S ribosomal protein L15e, which produces MKSMYAYIREAWKRPYEGYVGELMWHRLQKWRREPAVVRIPRPTRLDRARALGYKAKKGIIVVRVRIRRGGRRATRPNKGRKSKGLMVNRRTPKKNLQWIAEERANRKYPNMEVLNSYWVGEDGRYKWFEVILVDRDHPAIKSDPQLSWVSRTRGRVYRGLTSAGRKARGLRRKGRGAEKVRPSLRANFRKKRR
- the gatA gene encoding Asp-tRNA(Asn)/Glu-tRNA(Gln) amidotransferase subunit GatA, coding for MRIAEWKEKVESQGCYDAVSEMLERIEKSRLNAYITVCKDEALKMAEKYDRGELKGRLAGIPVAVKDNISTKGILTTCASKMLSNYRPVFDAHVVEKLKQEGAIIIGKANMDEFAMGTTTETSYFGVVRNPHDEARVAGGSSGGSGAVIAADEAVLSLGSDTGGSIRCPASFCGVYGLKPTYGLVSRYGLIPYANSLEQIGPMADSIEDLALLLEVIAGKDTRDSTNAGREFRFEPEDRKLRVGIIAEMGGNDDVMKRFNEAVEVIREKHEVGEVSMPSFKYALAAYYIIAMSEASSNLARYDGVRYGFALEKLDSWRRYFSKVRAEGFGDEVKRRIMLGSYALSAGYYGKYYLKAQKVRTLVIRDFKKAFEEYDVLISPTMPALPFKIGELADPLTMYKADVNTVPVNLAGLPALSVPVGMVKGLPVGLQVIGNYFSENTLLNFGKWVGERFGEGD
- a CDS encoding DUF424 domain-containing protein, which produces MRVYRVKGEVLVAVCDSDIVGKTFREGDLKIEVKESFYGSEEVGEEEVKRALRNATIANITGKKAVELAARIGIIDRNRVLYIGGCPHAQMVVM
- a CDS encoding RsmB/NOP family class I SAM-dependent RNA methyltransferase, coding for MIPTQEIAAKVLAEVERSRISVKSAVQKLAGGFDYKVRGSVHAYSVETLKRLNAIDYFLKSTLKKFDGLDPFTRNLLRIAVYEMKYKGVHPALATDSAVRIARERGKASLVNAVLRKVEKLDIQAEGRLKELSLTYFHPEWFVKYAIELLGEDGALKLMKANLRNPPTYVRVNELKGSVESVREYLEKNGVILEETFLDEVFRVKGYEKHPASLDWHSEGKYVIQDLASCFVSHALNPSPGDVVIDLAAAPGMKTAHMAMLMQNEGRIVAVDNSPSRVRRMRSKLKQLGVKNVEIKLGDGCVFECEADKALVDAPCSSTGNYASQPNVKWTFDERKFRATMKVQRKMIANALRNADEVVYATCSITFEENEENLLKTGAKILPLPSPFGRGVREFRGVLFRDWEKVVRSFPHLHDTAGFFISKLTRDG
- the gatC gene encoding Asp-tRNA(Asn)/Glu-tRNA(Gln) amidotransferase subunit GatC, encoding MVSIEDVYHTAELAKIEITEEQAEKFRKEFETILDYFNILDEVEEDVEPTFHVLPLTNVFREDEPGECLKQEEALSNAKHKEEGYFKGPRVVE
- a CDS encoding TIGR00454 family protein, encoding MLTLLMCGGKGTRLGRGEKPLFEVCGMKLIDHSLLQYKDFDVIAITSPHTPATESYLAEKGVEVYRAAGKGYIEDYSEACRELAINEPVIVASADIVYIRDIAFDIVDAYMKTIKPALTVVMEGEPVGVNIIDSLLINTWQEEEIYSIEKDSVVNVNTVADVERAERLWTTMRKERGWQRD